One Elgaria multicarinata webbii isolate HBS135686 ecotype San Diego chromosome 7, rElgMul1.1.pri, whole genome shotgun sequence DNA window includes the following coding sequences:
- the CIDEA gene encoding lipid transferase CIDEA produces the protein MAVESARDYAAILFRSLVSVGASVGSVTRQTLFAPLPPVARPFRVCNHDRSSRRGVVASSLQEFMAKTLDALMITAGLITLVLEEDGTVVDTEDFFQSLGSNTRFMLLERGQKWKPGPNYGIATVQQPKKMGVANITFDLYKLNPKDFIGCLNIKATFYEIYSVSYDIRCMGAKTILRRILRFLSHVTQITGQLLLYTGSYVLQLMGDYEEDLLKERKH, from the exons ATGGCGGTGGAGAGCGCCCGAGATTACGCCGCGATTTTGTTCCG ATCTCTAGTATCTGTGGGAGCATCGGTAGGGTCAGTAACAAGACAGACCCTGTTTGCTCCCCTTCCACCTGTAGCACGGCCCTTCCGTGTTTGTAACCATGACAGAAGCAGCCGGAGAGGAGTTGTTGCCAGCAGTCTGCAGGAGTTCATGGCTAAG ACCTTGGATGCCTTAATGATTACTGCTGGACTGATAACACTAGTTCTGGAGGAAGATGGCACAGTGGTGGATACAGAAGACTTCTTCCAATCCCTGGGAAGTAACACACGCTTCATGCTGCTCGAGAGGGGACAGAAATGGAAGCCA GGGCCAAACTATGGTATTGCAACAGTACAGCAGCCAAAGAAAATGGGGGTAGCAAATATCACCTTTGACTTGTACAAACTGAATCCTAAGGACTTCATTGGGTGTCTAAACATCAAAGCTACCTTCTATGAAATCTATTCTGTGTCCTATGACATCAGGTGTATGGGAGCAAAGACTATACTAAG GAGGATACTTCGATTTCTGTCGCATGTTACGCAAATAACAGGACAACTCCTTCTCTACACGGGGTCATATGTGCTACAATTAATGGGTGACTATGAAGAAGATCTgctcaaagaaagaaagcattGA